The following proteins come from a genomic window of Methanosarcina sp. MTP4:
- a CDS encoding 3-isopropylmalate dehydratase small subunit — MKGRAWKFGDDVDTDAIIPGRYLIFNTPEELAKYTFEGVRPEFAKNVHENDIVVGGSNFGCGSSREHAPLALRGSKVSCVIAKSFARIFFRNSINIGIPVLECPDTDRIDDGDELEVDLATGVIENKTKGETYQATPLPDFVRKIVDKGGLVEYSRDLVSKR; from the coding sequence ATGAAAGGAAGAGCCTGGAAATTCGGAGATGACGTGGACACGGACGCAATAATTCCGGGTCGCTACTTGATCTTCAATACCCCCGAGGAACTCGCGAAGTACACCTTTGAAGGTGTCCGCCCCGAGTTTGCAAAAAACGTGCATGAAAACGACATCGTAGTCGGAGGAAGCAACTTCGGCTGCGGGTCCTCCCGTGAACACGCGCCCCTTGCCCTGCGGGGCTCAAAGGTGTCCTGTGTGATCGCAAAGTCCTTTGCCCGGATCTTTTTCAGGAACTCGATAAACATCGGGATCCCGGTCCTTGAATGCCCGGATACGGACAGGATTGACGACGGGGACGAACTGGAAGTGGACCTTGCAACAGGGGTCATTGAAAACAAAACGAAAGGTGAGACCTACCAGGCAACGCCCCTCCCGGATTTTGTCCGCAAAATAGTGGACAAAGGAGGGCTTGTTGAATATTCCCGGGACCTGGTCTCAAAACGCTAA
- a CDS encoding isocitrate/isopropylmalate dehydrogenase family protein, translating to MTQYKIPVLSGDGIGPEIIAEGKKVVDVAGEKFGFDVEWIDYPHGADHYLETGELISEDTLKELSGYPAIYLGSIGDPRIAPGVLEKGILLTARFYFDQYINLRPVKLLEGVWTPLKDKTAKDIDFTVVRENTEDFYIGIGGRAKKGESKDLLEVKRTLYSAKFGLDIETDSEEIGYQIGLISKEGTQRVMEYAFDLAEKSRKHVSSVDKANVLSDIYGFWREEFEAVASKHPDITTDFNFVDAITMWFVKNPEWFDVVVTPNMFGDIITDLGAMIQGGLGLAPGGNINPQGTSMFEPIHGSAPKYKGMNKVNPIATIWAGAMLIEQLGEKEAADSIVGAIQQNILNAKVRTYDMGGSNGTSDVGDDIARLVREG from the coding sequence ATGACGCAGTATAAGATTCCGGTCCTTTCCGGAGACGGGATAGGCCCAGAAATCATCGCCGAAGGCAAGAAAGTTGTTGATGTCGCAGGCGAAAAATTCGGCTTTGATGTAGAATGGATCGACTACCCCCATGGGGCAGATCACTACCTGGAGACAGGAGAACTAATTTCGGAAGACACCTTAAAGGAATTATCCGGCTATCCTGCCATTTACCTGGGATCCATCGGAGACCCGAGGATTGCCCCGGGAGTTCTTGAAAAGGGGATCTTATTAACTGCGCGCTTTTACTTCGACCAGTACATCAACCTGCGCCCGGTGAAACTCCTTGAAGGAGTCTGGACCCCGCTCAAGGACAAGACCGCAAAAGATATCGACTTCACTGTGGTCAGGGAAAACACCGAGGACTTCTACATCGGCATCGGCGGAAGAGCCAAAAAAGGCGAGAGCAAGGACCTCCTTGAAGTGAAAAGGACTCTCTACTCCGCAAAATTCGGGCTGGATATCGAGACCGACAGCGAGGAAATCGGGTACCAGATAGGCCTGATCTCAAAGGAAGGCACCCAGAGGGTCATGGAATACGCCTTTGACCTCGCAGAAAAGAGCAGGAAACACGTCTCTTCCGTTGACAAGGCAAACGTCCTTTCCGATATCTACGGCTTCTGGCGCGAGGAATTCGAAGCAGTTGCCTCGAAACACCCCGATATTACCACGGACTTCAACTTCGTGGACGCAATCACCATGTGGTTTGTGAAAAACCCCGAATGGTTCGACGTGGTCGTAACCCCAAACATGTTCGGAGACATCATAACCGACCTCGGAGCAATGATCCAGGGCGGCCTCGGTCTTGCCCCCGGCGGAAACATCAACCCCCAGGGCACAAGCATGTTCGAGCCCATCCACGGCTCAGCCCCCAAGTACAAGGGTATGAACAAGGTCAACCCGATTGCCACCATCTGGGCGGGCGCCATGCTCATCGAACAGCTCGGAGAAAAAGAAGCCGCAGACAGCATCGTAGGCGCAATCCAGCAAAACATCCTGAACGCTAAGGTCAGGACCTACGACATGGGCGGCAGCAACGGCACCTCCGACGTCGGGGACGACATAGCAAGGCTCGTGAGAGAAGGGTGA
- a CDS encoding DUF190 domain-containing protein: MKSAILRIYLKDSSTYHGKSVHKTVLEFLRDSGIKGATLLRGIEGYGTDGKIRSLKVLALSNEIPLVIETVDEEEKLRPLIPKLREIVGKELMTLQAVEII, translated from the coding sequence ATGAAATCCGCAATTCTCCGAATCTACCTGAAAGACAGCTCAACCTACCACGGAAAATCCGTCCATAAAACGGTCCTTGAGTTTTTGCGCGACTCCGGCATAAAGGGCGCAACCCTGCTCCGGGGAATCGAAGGGTATGGAACGGACGGGAAGATCCGCTCATTGAAAGTGCTAGCGCTGAGTAACGAGATCCCGCTTGTTATTGAAACAGTTGACGAAGAGGAAAAACTCAGGCCCCTTATCCCGAAATTGCGGGAGATTGTGGGAAAAGAGCTTATGACCCTGCAGGCAGTGGAAATAATTTGA
- a CDS encoding methyltransferase domain-containing protein, giving the protein MARKKQFEKPLHGDKESLRFATPEPIARYRAQRLKCRTLADISCGIGGQTVFFAQQCEFVYAVEIDPEKIEYAKQNCEMYGLDNVKFICGDALDPEVVAQIPKVDIVFSDPFRPPEEEERKVSSIEPGIPNVLEAYGEKTKNFAFEAPPQMPPEKIPFDCEKEYISLDGQLNRLTLYFGGLKQFDRLAVALPAGEGLVPKECPLSKLRESDRMKLYAYEPEPSVTAAGLLPELVDSMIELSGPFSGSFDIFKVDKKRILLTADAFVKQSMIKNHYLVLKTCPFEPLEINKFLKDRNVGSVVLRVGVKPEDYWEVRNEVEKGLEGKKTIHLFVKDGIAILCEVLFKD; this is encoded by the coding sequence GTGGCACGGAAAAAGCAGTTTGAAAAGCCCCTGCACGGGGACAAGGAAAGTCTGCGCTTCGCGACCCCGGAACCGATTGCTCGGTACAGGGCGCAGCGCCTGAAATGCAGGACCCTGGCTGACATCAGCTGCGGGATCGGAGGGCAGACTGTGTTTTTTGCACAGCAGTGCGAGTTTGTGTATGCGGTGGAAATCGACCCGGAGAAAATCGAGTACGCAAAACAGAACTGCGAGATGTACGGGCTCGACAACGTGAAGTTCATCTGCGGAGACGCCCTGGACCCGGAAGTCGTCGCACAGATCCCGAAAGTCGATATCGTGTTTTCGGACCCCTTCCGTCCTCCAGAAGAAGAGGAGAGAAAAGTCTCAAGCATCGAGCCGGGGATTCCGAACGTGCTTGAAGCTTACGGGGAGAAGACTAAAAACTTTGCCTTCGAAGCTCCGCCCCAGATGCCGCCTGAAAAGATTCCCTTTGACTGCGAAAAAGAATATATCTCCCTGGACGGCCAGCTCAACCGCCTGACCCTCTACTTCGGAGGGTTAAAGCAGTTCGACAGGCTGGCAGTAGCCCTGCCGGCAGGCGAAGGGCTCGTGCCAAAAGAATGCCCACTTTCGAAGCTGCGGGAAAGCGACCGGATGAAACTCTACGCTTACGAGCCGGAACCTTCCGTAACAGCCGCCGGACTGCTCCCCGAACTTGTGGACTCCATGATCGAACTCTCGGGACCATTTTCAGGAAGTTTTGATATCTTCAAGGTAGACAAAAAAAGGATTTTACTGACAGCAGATGCCTTCGTCAAACAGTCCATGATAAAAAACCACTACCTTGTACTGAAGACCTGCCCCTTTGAACCCCTGGAAATCAATAAGTTCCTGAAAGACCGGAATGTCGGGTCAGTGGTCCTGAGGGTAGGGGTAAAGCCCGAAGACTACTGGGAAGTCCGAAATGAGGTCGAAAAAGGGCTTGAAGGGAAAAAGACCATCCACCTCTTTGTAAAAGATGGCATTGCAATCCTCTGCGAAGTGCTCTTTAAGGACTGA
- the alaS gene encoding alanine--tRNA ligase encodes MLEDEYQLDFFKNNGFVRKQCSKCGAFFWTRDLDRETCGDAPCDPYSFIGTPAFSREFNVAEMREYYLSFFESQEHTRVERYPVVARWRDDIYLTIASIADFQPFVTSGQVPPPANPLTISQPCIRLNDLDSVGRSGRHLTTFEMMAHHAFNRTGNEIYWKDRTLELCDELLSSLKVDPFAVTYKEEPWAGGGNAGPCVEVIVHGLELATLVFMNLKVDKNGDIPIKGENYSKMDNYIVDTGYGLERFVWASKGSPTIYDAIFPEIVTELMGLAGIEHELNDPEYANILAQNARLAGLMDVSEKSNLMALRKQVASNIGMTVDKLATIMEPVEKVYSIADHTRCLTFMLGDGVIPSNVKGGYLARLVLRRTLRMMKDLDVRTPLSEIVDMHIKNMPEYPEFRDNFPVIQDILESEEEKFNSTMERGRRIIQKSAGHFKKSGEKIPLSQLTELYDSHGIPPEMAKEVASDLGVGVEFPDNFYSIIGELHNKAEEKVVEENPFAERLKHLPMTKRLFYDEPTRMEFEAVVLDVFDNHLVLDSTFFYAEGGGQPYDTGTITDGDTVYKVVDVQVFNGVIVHTVEKPDEGIDIGKGDMIVGEVDEERRMTLARHHTATHIVNDAARKVLGNHIWQAGAQKFEDHSRLDLSHYKHISPEELREIELLANRTVMENKRVVTEWMARTDAEQEYGFGLYQGGVPPGEKIRVVKVGDDVEACAGTHCLTTGVIGPIKILKTERIQDGVERLEFAAGTAAVRAMQKMESLLVDSAKTLSIPPDHLPASVDRFFGEWKSLQKENERLKEELARARVYQMLGTASEVAGLRVVAKAIPGADSKELQKIATEFLKNEDVVTILVSDASGVKIVASAGKKAVECGVSAGTLVREMSKVVGGGGGGKPDLAMGGGTDPTRIEDALVRGLELVKEACGE; translated from the coding sequence ATGCTTGAAGACGAGTATCAACTTGACTTTTTCAAAAATAATGGGTTCGTTCGGAAACAGTGTTCCAAATGTGGGGCATTCTTCTGGACGCGCGACCTTGACCGCGAGACATGCGGAGATGCGCCCTGCGATCCTTATTCCTTTATCGGAACCCCGGCTTTTTCCAGGGAATTCAATGTCGCAGAGATGCGCGAGTATTACCTCTCCTTCTTCGAATCCCAGGAGCACACCCGGGTTGAACGCTATCCGGTGGTTGCTCGCTGGAGAGACGATATCTACCTGACCATTGCATCCATTGCCGATTTCCAGCCCTTCGTCACTTCAGGGCAGGTCCCTCCTCCTGCAAATCCCCTCACGATTTCCCAGCCCTGTATCCGCTTAAACGACCTGGACTCGGTGGGCAGGAGCGGGCGCCACCTTACAACCTTTGAAATGATGGCGCACCATGCCTTCAACCGCACGGGTAATGAGATTTACTGGAAGGACAGGACTCTGGAACTCTGTGACGAGCTCCTGAGCTCTCTCAAGGTCGACCCCTTTGCCGTTACCTATAAGGAAGAACCCTGGGCAGGCGGAGGAAACGCCGGGCCCTGTGTGGAAGTAATCGTGCACGGGCTCGAGCTTGCAACCCTGGTGTTCATGAACCTGAAGGTCGATAAGAATGGGGACATCCCGATAAAGGGCGAGAACTACTCCAAGATGGACAACTACATCGTGGACACCGGATACGGGCTTGAGCGTTTTGTTTGGGCGTCCAAAGGTTCTCCGACCATCTATGATGCAATTTTCCCCGAAATCGTAACCGAACTCATGGGTCTTGCAGGAATCGAACACGAACTCAACGATCCGGAATATGCAAACATTCTTGCCCAGAACGCAAGGCTTGCAGGCCTCATGGATGTGAGCGAAAAGTCAAACCTGATGGCACTCAGGAAACAGGTGGCTTCAAACATCGGGATGACCGTGGACAAGCTTGCGACCATCATGGAGCCCGTGGAGAAGGTCTACTCGATCGCGGACCATACCCGCTGCCTGACCTTCATGCTCGGGGACGGAGTCATCCCCTCGAACGTCAAGGGTGGATACCTTGCCCGCCTGGTCCTCAGAAGGACGCTGCGCATGATGAAGGACCTGGACGTCAGGACCCCGCTGTCCGAAATTGTGGACATGCACATCAAGAACATGCCCGAGTACCCCGAGTTCAGGGATAACTTCCCGGTCATCCAGGACATCCTTGAGTCAGAAGAAGAAAAGTTCAACAGTACCATGGAAAGGGGCCGCAGGATCATCCAGAAATCTGCAGGCCATTTCAAGAAGAGCGGAGAAAAGATCCCCCTGTCCCAGTTAACCGAACTCTATGATTCCCATGGGATACCCCCTGAGATGGCAAAGGAAGTCGCATCCGATCTTGGGGTGGGCGTGGAGTTCCCGGACAACTTCTATTCCATTATCGGTGAGCTTCACAACAAGGCGGAAGAAAAGGTAGTGGAAGAAAATCCCTTTGCTGAGCGGCTCAAGCACCTCCCGATGACCAAGCGCCTCTTCTACGACGAGCCTACCCGTATGGAGTTCGAGGCTGTTGTTCTGGATGTTTTTGACAACCATCTCGTGCTGGACAGCACTTTCTTCTATGCGGAAGGTGGAGGACAGCCTTATGATACCGGAACCATCACAGATGGAGATACCGTGTACAAAGTGGTGGACGTTCAGGTCTTCAACGGCGTCATTGTCCATACCGTGGAAAAGCCCGACGAAGGAATTGATATCGGCAAAGGCGACATGATAGTGGGTGAAGTGGACGAAGAGCGGAGGATGACCCTTGCAAGGCACCACACCGCAACCCACATTGTGAACGATGCTGCAAGGAAAGTCCTCGGGAACCACATCTGGCAGGCAGGAGCCCAGAAGTTCGAAGACCATTCCAGGCTTGACCTTTCCCACTACAAGCACATCTCTCCCGAAGAACTGAGGGAGATCGAACTCCTGGCCAACCGGACGGTCATGGAAAATAAGCGTGTGGTCACCGAGTGGATGGCCAGGACAGACGCTGAACAGGAATACGGCTTCGGGCTCTACCAGGGTGGCGTTCCCCCAGGAGAGAAGATCAGGGTCGTAAAAGTGGGGGACGACGTGGAAGCTTGCGCCGGGACCCACTGCCTCACTACGGGTGTTATCGGACCCATCAAGATCCTGAAGACCGAGCGCATCCAGGACGGGGTCGAGAGACTTGAATTCGCAGCAGGAACAGCAGCTGTCCGGGCCATGCAGAAGATGGAGTCCCTCCTGGTCGATTCCGCAAAGACCCTGAGCATCCCGCCAGACCACCTCCCTGCCAGTGTTGATCGCTTCTTCGGGGAATGGAAGTCCCTCCAGAAAGAAAACGAGCGGCTCAAGGAAGAACTTGCCCGTGCCCGGGTCTACCAGATGCTCGGAACTGCGAGCGAGGTTGCAGGGCTCAGGGTAGTTGCAAAAGCAATCCCGGGCGCCGATTCCAAAGAGCTCCAGAAAATCGCAACCGAGTTCCTGAAAAACGAAGACGTTGTCACCATCCTTGTAAGCGACGCCTCAGGTGTGAAAATCGTCGCATCCGCCGGCAAGAAAGCTGTCGAATGCGGAGTCAGCGCAGGCACCCTGGTTCGTGAGATGTCAAAAGTTGTCGGTGGCGGCGGCGGTGGAAAGCCGGACCTTGCCATGGGCGGCGGGACTGACCCGACCAGGATCGAAGATGCCCTTGTCCGCGGGCTTGAGCTCGTAAAAGAAGCCTGTGGTGAATAA
- a CDS encoding YhbY family RNA-binding protein, with the protein MEKDKLYKLKSEASKLSPIINIGKNGVTDSVVEELKKHIKANRLVKVKVLKSAESEKDLKDIAEELAERSHSTLIEVRGRTVVLYR; encoded by the coding sequence ATGGAGAAAGACAAGCTATACAAACTGAAATCAGAGGCCAGCAAACTTTCCCCGATTATCAATATCGGAAAGAACGGAGTGACCGACTCTGTAGTCGAGGAACTGAAGAAACACATAAAGGCTAACAGACTTGTGAAAGTAAAAGTGCTCAAAAGTGCGGAATCCGAAAAAGACCTTAAAGACATAGCTGAAGAACTGGCGGAGCGCAGCCATTCCACGCTGATTGAGGTGCGCGGCAGGACTGTTGTGCTTTACAGGTAA
- a CDS encoding winged helix-turn-helix domain-containing protein, translating into MKSWLLDLIFLSDKRTEFLLLLKEGPKSVDEALEKIEVRRTSLLPQIKKLKEQNLIVQEENKYSLSLQGKIIVEKIHPLLNTVRVFEKDTEFWMRRRLDTIPYPFLNRIEEIGDYRLIEPDLGHAFELIPEFVENISNSNRAVMFFSFFHPQIPEFFLNLAKKDIELSLIINKPILERLEKDFRDETAQILEKENTSIFLFNDEEIETPAAIAASDKVMFLGLFDRNSRFDRQYIINSKPEALQWGKDLFSYYAKISDKLESI; encoded by the coding sequence ATGAAATCCTGGCTTCTTGATCTCATTTTCCTGTCAGACAAAAGAACGGAATTTCTTCTCCTGTTGAAAGAAGGCCCAAAAAGCGTCGACGAAGCTCTTGAAAAAATAGAGGTCAGACGGACATCATTGCTCCCCCAGATAAAAAAACTGAAAGAACAGAACCTGATAGTACAGGAAGAAAACAAATACTCCCTTTCCCTGCAGGGAAAAATAATTGTTGAAAAGATCCACCCTCTCCTGAATACCGTCAGAGTATTCGAAAAAGATACGGAATTCTGGATGAGAAGAAGACTTGATACCATCCCTTATCCCTTTTTAAATAGAATAGAAGAAATTGGAGACTATCGACTGATTGAACCCGATCTGGGGCATGCCTTCGAACTAATCCCGGAATTTGTAGAGAATATCTCAAATTCAAACCGAGCTGTTATGTTTTTTTCATTCTTCCATCCTCAGATTCCAGAATTTTTCCTGAACCTTGCAAAAAAGGACATTGAACTTTCCCTTATCATAAACAAACCGATCCTTGAAAGACTTGAAAAAGATTTCCGGGACGAAACCGCACAAATACTGGAAAAAGAAAACACAAGTATCTTCCTTTTTAATGACGAAGAAATTGAGACCCCTGCGGCAATAGCTGCTTCGGACAAAGTAATGTTTCTCGGGTTATTTGACAGGAACAGCAGATTTGACCGCCAGTATATAATAAATTCCAAACCTGAAGCCCTGCAGTGGGGAAAAGACCTTTTTTCATATTACGCAAAAATATCCGACAAACTTGAGTCAATATAA
- a CDS encoding winged helix-turn-helix domain-containing protein: MNPGLLDLILFSEKRKAFLLLLKEGPRNIDEILKELPDVPRTSLLPQIKKLKEQNLVIQEEGIYHLTNVGEIIVEKMQPLLNTLNVFEKNEEFWTDRKLAPIPAHLLRRINEIGNYSLIEPDLSHAFELNPEFVKQVSNSNSLYMFLSYFHPQLPSFFKDLTEKGIELSVVLNESVHSRFAEDFKKEVEEFLKTGHARVFKYDKNEIESPALIAVSDKIMILGLFNESGRFDRQYIISFEPGAIKWGEELFRYYMEIASEVKTL, encoded by the coding sequence ATGAACCCCGGTCTACTTGATCTGATCTTATTTTCCGAGAAAAGAAAAGCATTTCTGCTACTCTTGAAAGAGGGACCCAGAAATATTGATGAAATCCTGAAAGAGCTTCCGGATGTACCCAGGACATCCCTGCTCCCCCAGATAAAGAAATTGAAGGAGCAGAACCTGGTAATTCAGGAAGAGGGGATTTACCACCTTACAAATGTGGGTGAGATTATCGTCGAAAAGATGCAGCCTCTCCTGAATACTCTTAATGTGTTCGAAAAGAATGAAGAATTCTGGACAGATAGAAAGCTCGCCCCAATCCCGGCTCATCTCTTGAGAAGAATTAATGAGATAGGGAACTACTCCCTGATCGAACCCGACCTGAGTCATGCTTTTGAACTGAACCCCGAATTCGTGAAGCAAGTTTCAAACTCAAACAGCCTCTACATGTTCCTTTCCTATTTCCACCCCCAACTTCCTTCTTTTTTCAAGGACCTCACCGAAAAAGGGATTGAACTCTCCGTTGTCCTGAACGAATCCGTGCACTCAAGATTTGCAGAGGATTTCAAAAAAGAGGTGGAAGAATTTCTGAAAACGGGACACGCCAGAGTTTTTAAATATGACAAAAATGAGATCGAAAGCCCCGCATTAATTGCAGTATCGGACAAAATAATGATCCTGGGACTGTTCAACGAAAGCGGAAGATTCGACCGCCAGTACATAATAAGCTTTGAACCCGGTGCCATAAAATGGGGAGAGGAACTCTTCAGATATTATATGGAAATTGCAAGCGAGGTCAAAACCCTGTAA